The following coding sequences lie in one Niabella agricola genomic window:
- a CDS encoding SGNH/GDSL hydrolase family protein: MKQILFAIAFLLLFFVTGLKSQTRWYNPLLAETAVIQNQGWTEEIGHSFTRLPERAEKGVRKAVWNLSKNAAGLSIHFYTNAPEITIRYSVAGPFAMNHMPATGVSGVDLYAIDEEGNWKRAWGSYEFSDTVRYQYQHLYPSRYHKKGFEYRLYLPLYNSIKWMEIGVPEDAWFEFIPVLKEKPVIIYGTSIAQGGCASRPAMGWTNILSRKLDYPVINLAFSGNGPFEKAVVDLINEQDAAAYVFDCLPNMGALSQDEVYNRILYGVTSIRKRHKAPILLTDHIGYFNDQTDSTRAAIWQRLNATQWKAYTDLKKQGIKDLHYLTRDSIRFPVDGTVDYVHPNDLGMQAYADAYEPVLRSLLKMQEATAGTTKPVSQRREAGGYEWKKRHAQVLQLNQEQPSANLIIGNSITHYWAGEPKAHIARGEKSWNQYLNNFRNLGFGWDRIENVLWRVYHGELDGFTAKNIVLMIGTNNIGRSTDADIVTGLEFLLKQIRQRQPQANIKLVGIFPRRNTETRIASLNKQLQAIAKKRGFIFADPGKYLLLPSGKINEALFTDGLHPNEEGYSRLAKVVSNF, from the coding sequence ATGAAACAGATACTTTTTGCGATTGCTTTTTTATTGCTCTTTTTTGTTACCGGTCTGAAGAGCCAAACCCGCTGGTACAATCCGTTGCTTGCGGAAACCGCTGTAATTCAAAACCAGGGCTGGACTGAAGAAATCGGTCATTCCTTTACCCGTTTGCCCGAACGCGCCGAGAAGGGAGTGCGCAAGGCCGTTTGGAATCTTTCAAAAAACGCAGCGGGCCTTAGCATTCATTTTTATACGAATGCCCCCGAGATCACGATCCGCTACAGCGTTGCCGGCCCCTTTGCCATGAACCATATGCCCGCTACGGGTGTTTCGGGCGTCGATCTGTATGCCATTGATGAAGAGGGCAACTGGAAACGGGCCTGGGGCTCCTATGAATTTTCCGATACAGTACGTTACCAGTATCAGCACCTTTATCCCAGTCGCTATCATAAAAAGGGATTTGAATACCGGCTATACCTGCCGCTTTACAACAGTATCAAATGGATGGAAATAGGCGTTCCCGAAGATGCCTGGTTTGAATTCATTCCGGTGCTGAAAGAAAAACCGGTGATCATTTATGGCACCTCCATCGCCCAGGGCGGATGTGCATCCCGGCCGGCGATGGGCTGGACAAATATTTTATCGCGCAAGCTCGACTACCCCGTAATCAACCTTGCATTCTCGGGGAATGGCCCCTTTGAAAAAGCAGTGGTAGACCTCATTAACGAGCAGGACGCCGCCGCTTATGTATTTGACTGTCTCCCCAATATGGGCGCACTTTCGCAGGATGAGGTATATAACCGGATCCTTTATGGTGTAACCTCCATCCGTAAACGTCATAAAGCGCCCATCCTGCTTACTGATCATATCGGGTATTTTAATGATCAAACCGATTCCACCCGGGCAGCGATATGGCAACGGCTGAATGCCACGCAATGGAAGGCTTATACCGATCTGAAAAAGCAGGGAATCAAAGACCTGCACTACCTTACGCGGGATTCCATCCGGTTTCCGGTAGACGGCACAGTGGATTATGTACATCCCAACGACCTGGGCATGCAGGCCTATGCAGATGCCTACGAACCGGTGCTGCGCAGCCTGCTGAAAATGCAGGAAGCAACAGCAGGCACCACAAAGCCGGTAAGCCAGCGCAGGGAGGCCGGCGGGTACGAATGGAAAAAAAGACATGCACAGGTGCTTCAGTTAAACCAGGAGCAGCCATCAGCAAACCTCATCATCGGCAACTCCATTACGCATTACTGGGCAGGTGAACCTAAAGCGCATATTGCGAGAGGCGAAAAGAGCTGGAATCAATACCTGAACAATTTCCGGAACCTGGGCTTTGGCTGGGACCGTATTGAAAATGTATTGTGGCGGGTATATCATGGGGAGCTGGACGGTTTTACTGCAAAAAATATTGTGTTGATGATTGGCACTAATAATATTGGCAGAAGTACGGATGCGGATATTGTGACCGGTCTGGAGTTTTTACTGAAACAGATCCGGCAACGGCAGCCGCAGGCGAACATTAAGCTTGTAGGCATTTTCCCAAGGAGAAATACCGAAACCAGGATTGCATCCCTGAATAAACAATTGCAGGCGATTGCTAAAAAGAGGGGATTTATTTTTGCCGACCCCGGCAAATACCTGCTGCTGCCCTCCGGAAAAATTAATGAAGCCTTATTTACAGATGGTCTGCATCCCAATGAGGAGGGCTATTCCCGGCTAGCAAAAGTGGTCAGCAACTTTTAA
- a CDS encoding DinB family protein — protein sequence MKKTDQIAQHLTDVHLGNNWTSVAIADAIRDIDWKEGFATVPFSPNTIASILNHIAYWNGIVAERGRGVKPVIAAHNGFEVPEATPEHWEALKEELFRSATELAAVIRGFDEEKLDAPVLPEHSSAYKNFQGQVEHAHYHLGQIVMIKKYLRSVD from the coding sequence ATGAAGAAAACGGATCAGATCGCACAGCATTTGACAGATGTACATTTGGGAAACAACTGGACCAGTGTGGCTATTGCAGATGCGATCAGGGATATTGACTGGAAAGAAGGATTTGCCACCGTACCTTTTTCGCCCAATACCATCGCCTCAATACTAAATCATATCGCTTACTGGAACGGGATCGTTGCAGAGCGGGGCAGGGGCGTAAAACCGGTAATTGCAGCGCACAATGGATTTGAGGTACCGGAAGCTACACCGGAACATTGGGAAGCTCTAAAAGAGGAGTTGTTCCGGTCGGCAACAGAACTGGCAGCAGTAATCCGCGGGTTTGACGAAGAAAAACTGGATGCACCGGTATTGCCGGAACATTCCAGCGCCTACAAAAATTTCCAGGGGCAGGTGGAACATGCCCATTACCATCTGGGGCAGATCGTGATGATCAAAAAATACCTGCGGTCAGTTGATTAA
- a CDS encoding DUF4382 domain-containing protein yields MQKSLPAALLIIGCIAAACSKNAVENSSQPTNNAQNNTSAAGGSRNLSVFLTDAPGRFDAVYIDIASVEVKIDTSIHQNDDHYGDGDKDEDNDSKRPGTLAQDRDQYGKWVALNFNPGLYDVLALRNGLDTLLAKGTINGTARKIRFTLGEKSYLVKDSIEYPLTIVSARKNNYLYVNLHQESRQEDSTKVGVWIDFDLGRSIIYRGNHFFLLPVLKPFCDRNAAQIEGAVKPAAAGALIKVYNATDTATAFPNRDGYFKIRGLKTGSYSVLYDASNGYKDTLVNNISVTKGKTTSLPEITLVK; encoded by the coding sequence ATGCAAAAGAGTCTGCCGGCAGCCCTGCTTATTATCGGCTGTATTGCTGCCGCCTGTAGCAAAAATGCTGTTGAAAACAGCAGTCAGCCCACTAACAACGCCCAAAACAATACCAGCGCTGCCGGAGGATCAAGAAATCTTTCGGTATTCCTAACGGATGCCCCGGGAAGGTTTGACGCCGTCTATATCGATATTGCATCTGTTGAAGTAAAAATAGATACCAGCATTCACCAGAATGACGACCATTACGGCGACGGAGACAAGGATGAAGACAACGACTCAAAAAGACCCGGCACTCTTGCCCAGGACCGGGATCAGTATGGTAAATGGGTGGCATTGAATTTTAATCCGGGATTGTATGATGTACTGGCTTTAAGGAACGGATTGGATACATTACTTGCAAAGGGAACCATCAATGGTACTGCCAGAAAAATCCGGTTTACCCTGGGCGAAAAAAGTTACCTGGTAAAAGACAGCATCGAATACCCCTTAACGATTGTAAGCGCCCGGAAAAACAACTACCTGTATGTGAACCTGCATCAGGAAAGCCGTCAGGAGGACAGTACCAAAGTGGGCGTATGGATCGATTTTGACCTGGGCAGATCCATCATCTACAGAGGAAACCATTTTTTCCTGTTGCCTGTTCTGAAACCTTTTTGCGACCGGAATGCCGCGCAGATCGAAGGCGCCGTAAAACCCGCAGCAGCCGGAGCACTCATAAAAGTGTATAATGCCACTGATACAGCCACGGCCTTTCCTAACCGCGACGGATATTTTAAAATCCGCGGCCTGAAAACCGGGTCTTACAGTGTCCTTTACGACGCATCCAACGGTTATAAGGACACCCTGGTAAACAATATATCCGTAACAAAAGGGAAAACCACAAGCTTACCCGAAATAACGCTTGTTAAATAG
- the dinB gene encoding DNA polymerase IV → MQTSGSYIVHFDLDSFFVAVEILLDPSLKGKPVIVGGSANRGVVSTCSYEARKYGVHSAMPMQRAMRLCPHAVVLRGNHEKYGYYSKLVTEIIASKVPLYQKASIDEFYCDLTGMDRFFGVSQYTRQLREYIIKETSLPISCGLSSAKFISKMATNEAKPNGFLEIPHGKEKDFLWPLGIEKINGVGKQTEQRLRRLGLHTIKDIALTPKDLLVSQLGKWGEDLWLKSQGIGSGEVEGRWDQKSMSHETTFHENQTDPEFLHKKLIALTERNAYDLRQDNKLTGCITVKIRYSDFETTSRQESMAYTALDDALIEKAKAIFDKFYQKGRPVRLIGVRFSQLADDGMQMDLFNRQDEKLNLYKAVDAIKNRFGKEAVSKAVTRKAPPAGKK, encoded by the coding sequence GTGCAAACATCCGGTTCCTATATTGTTCATTTTGACCTGGACTCCTTTTTTGTAGCGGTAGAGATCCTGCTGGATCCTTCGCTAAAGGGCAAGCCGGTGATCGTAGGCGGCTCGGCTAACCGGGGGGTGGTATCCACCTGTAGCTACGAGGCCCGTAAATACGGAGTACATTCTGCAATGCCCATGCAGCGGGCCATGCGGCTTTGTCCGCACGCTGTGGTACTAAGAGGAAATCATGAAAAGTATGGGTACTATTCGAAACTGGTTACCGAAATCATTGCCTCAAAAGTGCCCCTGTACCAGAAGGCCTCGATCGACGAGTTTTATTGTGATCTTACGGGTATGGACCGGTTCTTCGGTGTAAGCCAGTATACGCGCCAGCTGCGTGAATATATTATCAAAGAAACCAGCCTGCCCATTTCCTGTGGATTGTCGTCGGCAAAGTTTATCAGTAAAATGGCCACCAACGAAGCCAAACCAAACGGCTTTTTAGAAATTCCGCATGGAAAGGAAAAAGATTTTTTGTGGCCGCTGGGTATCGAAAAGATCAATGGAGTGGGTAAGCAAACCGAACAGCGGCTTCGGAGGCTGGGACTGCATACCATTAAAGATATTGCGCTTACGCCCAAAGATCTCCTGGTGAGCCAGTTGGGAAAATGGGGTGAAGACCTCTGGCTGAAGTCCCAGGGTATCGGCAGCGGCGAGGTAGAAGGCCGCTGGGATCAGAAAAGCATGAGCCACGAAACTACCTTTCATGAAAATCAAACGGACCCTGAGTTCCTGCATAAAAAACTGATCGCGCTTACGGAACGGAATGCTTACGACCTCCGGCAGGATAATAAATTAACGGGCTGCATTACCGTAAAGATCCGGTACAGCGATTTTGAAACCACCAGCCGGCAGGAGTCGATGGCTTACACGGCCCTGGATGATGCACTGATTGAAAAAGCAAAGGCGATCTTTGACAAGTTTTACCAGAAGGGGCGTCCGGTGCGGCTTATTGGTGTGCGCTTCAGTCAGCTGGCGGATGACGGCATGCAGATGGACCTGTTCAACCGCCAGGATGAAAAGCTTAACCTGTACAAAGCAGTAGATGCCATTAAGAACCGCTTTGGTAAGGAAGCGGTTTCCAAAGCCGTTACCCGGAAAGCGCCACCAGCCGGTAAAAAATGA
- the fsa gene encoding fructose-6-phosphate aldolase produces MKFFIDTANLDQIREANELGILDGVTTNPSLMAKEGIKGHDAIMKHYKDICEMVDGDISAEVVSTEFNDIIEEGKKLAAIHPNIVVKVPMIKDGVKAIKWFTDNGIKTNCTLVFNAGQAILCAKAGAKYVSPFVGRIDDTGWDGVQLVEQIVHIYNIQGLKTQVLAASMRSANHIVRCAEVGAHVVTSPLDAILGLLKHPLTDSGLAKFLDDAKKLQ; encoded by the coding sequence ATGAAATTTTTTATTGATACAGCCAATCTCGACCAGATCAGGGAAGCCAATGAACTGGGGATCCTGGATGGGGTAACCACCAATCCCTCACTGATGGCAAAAGAAGGAATTAAAGGGCACGATGCTATTATGAAGCACTATAAGGATATCTGCGAAATGGTAGATGGCGATATCAGCGCTGAAGTAGTAAGTACCGAATTCAACGATATCATAGAAGAAGGGAAAAAACTGGCCGCCATTCATCCGAATATCGTGGTAAAAGTACCCATGATCAAGGATGGTGTAAAAGCAATTAAATGGTTTACCGATAACGGGATAAAAACCAACTGTACGCTGGTATTCAATGCAGGGCAGGCCATCTTATGTGCCAAGGCCGGAGCAAAATATGTATCTCCGTTTGTTGGCCGTATTGATGACACGGGCTGGGATGGGGTGCAACTGGTGGAACAGATTGTGCACATCTATAATATCCAGGGACTGAAAACCCAGGTACTGGCGGCTTCCATGCGCAGCGCCAATCATATCGTTCGTTGTGCTGAAGTGGGGGCACACGTGGTGACCAGCCCGCTGGATGCTATTCTCGGATTGCTGAAGCATCCGCTTACCGACAGCGGATTGGCGAAATTTTTAGATGATGCAAAGAAGCTTCAATAA
- a CDS encoding ABC transporter permease yields the protein MNTASFIAHRIAFNKQRSFSRFIIRLSIVATAISVAVMIITLAFANGFQQKVSEKVFSFWGHIRIQEMAPYQYVVSEEIPINASPALVNQIKENPQVSTVQPFATRYAIIKTKDDLEGVLVKGVDSTYNFGNLQSFMQRGRPPRFIDSTYAREIMISEYTARQMKLDTGSRVLIYFIRPDNSLRPDRLTVTGIYKTGIEEYDKTFAIGDIKLIRRLNDWEPDQIGGYEIFLKDYKKIGAVTDQVTALPQMPEEWDAQDIKNFAPNIFDWLNMQDVTRNLLIAIMIVVAVINLVTCLIILVLERMRMIGVLKAVGATDWTVQKIFLQHSLLITLTGIIAGAVGALGLLYVQVKTGFIKLDETAYYLSQAAVKISLWEVLAICSGTFLVCLLVLMIPTYIVKKVQVVKAIHFR from the coding sequence TTGAATACCGCTTCCTTTATTGCCCACCGGATTGCCTTTAATAAACAACGCTCTTTTTCCCGGTTTATTATCCGGTTATCCATAGTGGCTACGGCGATCAGTGTGGCTGTAATGATCATTACACTGGCCTTTGCCAACGGCTTTCAGCAAAAGGTAAGCGAAAAAGTATTTAGTTTCTGGGGCCATATCCGTATACAGGAGATGGCCCCTTATCAATATGTGGTATCGGAAGAAATACCCATCAATGCCAGCCCTGCACTTGTTAACCAGATAAAGGAGAACCCGCAGGTAAGTACAGTGCAGCCTTTTGCCACCCGATATGCAATTATAAAAACAAAGGATGACCTGGAAGGGGTACTGGTTAAAGGGGTGGATAGCACCTATAATTTCGGAAACCTGCAATCCTTTATGCAACGCGGTCGCCCGCCCCGTTTTATTGATTCTACGTATGCCCGGGAGATTATGATTTCCGAATATACTGCCCGGCAGATGAAACTGGATACCGGAAGCCGGGTGCTGATCTATTTCATCCGGCCGGATAATTCGCTGAGGCCGGACCGTTTGACCGTAACCGGGATTTATAAAACCGGGATCGAGGAGTACGATAAAACTTTTGCCATCGGCGATATCAAACTCATCCGCCGGCTCAATGACTGGGAACCGGACCAGATCGGTGGGTACGAGATTTTTTTAAAGGATTATAAAAAAATCGGTGCTGTAACAGATCAGGTGACCGCCCTGCCCCAGATGCCAGAAGAATGGGATGCCCAGGATATCAAAAATTTTGCGCCCAATATTTTCGACTGGCTGAATATGCAGGACGTAACCCGTAATCTGCTCATTGCGATCATGATCGTTGTGGCCGTGATCAACCTGGTAACCTGCCTGATTATCCTGGTGCTGGAGCGGATGCGGATGATCGGCGTGTTAAAGGCGGTGGGCGCCACCGACTGGACGGTTCAAAAGATCTTCCTGCAGCACAGTTTGCTGATTACACTAACCGGTATCATCGCCGGAGCGGTGGGCGCGCTGGGCTTATTGTACGTGCAGGTGAAAACTGGTTTTATCAAGCTGGATGAAACGGCCTATTATCTCAGTCAGGCTGCTGTTAAAATTTCTTTGTGGGAAGTGCTGGCCATATGCTCCGGAACATTCCTTGTATGCCTGCTGGTACTGATGATTCCCACTTATATTGTTAAAAAAGTACAGGTGGTAAAAGCCATTCATTTCAGGTAA
- a CDS encoding TrmH family RNA methyltransferase has protein sequence MLSKSEIKYIQSLFQKKFRDTENCYLAEGSKIVDEALNTPGVTVKKVWALKAWVQQHQIRHPEVEMVPVADFELEKISQLKTPNETVALIEKKDNENTGWLDASKLVLALDGIQDPGNLGTIIRTADWFGVPGIVCSEDCADVYNSKVVQSTMGSLFRIPVVYTNLADWLKRHNRVPVYGAVLNGTPLDQKQEAANGILIIGNESKGIRPDVAAYLTHKITIERIGAAESLNAAVATGILLAHLI, from the coding sequence ATGCTTAGTAAATCTGAAATCAAATATATTCAAAGTTTGTTCCAAAAAAAATTCAGGGACACAGAAAACTGCTACCTGGCAGAAGGATCAAAAATAGTGGATGAGGCGCTGAATACACCAGGCGTCACTGTTAAAAAAGTTTGGGCACTGAAAGCCTGGGTGCAGCAGCACCAGATCCGGCATCCGGAAGTGGAAATGGTACCGGTGGCTGATTTTGAGCTGGAGAAGATCTCGCAGCTTAAAACCCCCAATGAAACAGTGGCGTTGATTGAAAAAAAAGACAATGAAAATACCGGGTGGCTGGATGCCTCCAAACTGGTACTGGCGCTGGACGGGATCCAGGACCCGGGAAACCTGGGCACTATTATCCGTACAGCAGACTGGTTTGGAGTGCCGGGGATTGTTTGCAGCGAAGACTGTGCCGATGTTTACAACAGTAAAGTGGTGCAATCAACCATGGGCAGCCTGTTCCGTATCCCCGTTGTTTATACAAACCTTGCTGACTGGCTGAAGCGCCACAACAGGGTTCCGGTTTATGGAGCCGTGCTTAACGGAACGCCCCTGGATCAAAAACAGGAGGCGGCGAACGGGATTTTGATCATCGGCAACGAATCAAAAGGCATCCGCCCCGATGTAGCGGCCTACCTCACGCATAAGATTACGATTGAGCGGATCGGAGCCGCAGAATCATTGAATGCAGCGGTGGCTACGGGGATTTTATTAGCACATCTGATATAG
- the tamL gene encoding translocation and assembly module lipoprotein TamL produces the protein MPFVFETRVKVEDALSKEEKERLEAGLNEQLDDSMQSRRVDKVLWSVIKHPPRLDTSQISKSIQNMHYYLNAQGYFQDSIGYTIDVKKVEQQHRASIQFLVWPRQVTRIDSLAYALQNDSLQKVTEANLKNAFIKKGDPFAQAPISAEMDRLVELYRNNGYLRFSRGLLFGLWDTLDVALLQSSPDPLAQALQLERLRNRRLNPTANLEIRTRPIEDSVAIRKYFVGNFVVYPNSSDTSGNNRNETVLNNVTVIQNGKAFKPKIFPPNIYLKKGDPYDQRRYIRTLNRFNNIGSWRMVDIAQLPRDHQDTVDFAIKLLPAKKYNFTTNVEGSFSQSVLSGNFVGLGFSLGLQNRNFARAANLMSTNVNYLVELGQLTAGDIIQTQQFSATNTISYPRFIFPGMMGFKKNFRGNFRSLFTLSAASTERRYLFNLTSFSSAWGYEFGWRGRDYSSNNRTFNLSVKIPNIEYSYLIRRDSLDRMIAKNPSIKNLFSDGLVTSSIVKFIMPWGSINGHNTNVIRANFEESGLLTGMIRNALFDKHLYRFVKLDVEYAKLYKWTKTSLVLRGFAGAGYELESTANPDKRAQMPFFKQYYSGGPNSMRAWQLRRLGPGSTIKSFEGDYSFPDRFGDMQLEANIEYRIPLFKMGGIPINGAVFTDVGNVWLLKKEAGLPDEIFKLGRLGTDLAVGSGAGVRVDLGFFVIRLDYAYKVKDPSPSPDHLSYRNKFFAYPFIKGSQLQIGIGYPFIF, from the coding sequence ATGCCCTTTGTTTTTGAAACCCGGGTAAAAGTGGAGGATGCTTTGAGTAAAGAAGAAAAAGAACGCCTGGAAGCAGGGCTCAATGAACAGTTGGATGATAGCATGCAGTCGCGCAGGGTTGATAAAGTTTTGTGGTCCGTGATCAAGCATCCACCCCGGCTGGATACCAGCCAGATCAGCAAGTCGATTCAGAATATGCATTATTACCTCAATGCGCAGGGCTATTTCCAGGATTCGATCGGGTATACAATTGATGTAAAAAAAGTGGAACAGCAGCACCGGGCCTCCATCCAGTTTTTGGTATGGCCCCGGCAGGTTACAAGGATCGATTCGCTGGCATATGCACTCCAAAATGATAGCCTGCAGAAAGTAACGGAAGCCAACTTAAAGAACGCATTTATTAAAAAAGGCGATCCGTTTGCGCAGGCACCCATATCGGCAGAAATGGATCGCCTGGTAGAGTTGTACCGCAACAATGGGTATCTCCGGTTTTCGCGCGGTCTTCTTTTTGGATTATGGGACACACTGGATGTGGCGTTGCTGCAATCGTCTCCCGATCCACTGGCCCAGGCATTGCAGTTGGAGCGACTGAGGAACCGACGGCTAAATCCCACGGCCAATCTTGAAATCCGTACACGGCCGATCGAGGACAGTGTTGCCATCCGTAAATATTTTGTAGGAAATTTTGTGGTATATCCCAACAGTAGCGATACCTCCGGCAACAACCGGAATGAAACCGTACTGAATAATGTTACCGTTATCCAGAACGGGAAGGCATTCAAGCCAAAAATATTTCCGCCCAATATTTATCTCAAAAAGGGAGATCCGTATGATCAGCGGCGTTATATACGAACACTGAACCGCTTTAACAATATCGGCTCCTGGCGTATGGTTGATATTGCCCAACTGCCGCGGGATCACCAGGATACAGTAGACTTTGCCATTAAGTTGCTGCCCGCAAAAAAATACAATTTTACCACGAATGTTGAAGGAAGCTTTAGTCAGAGTGTTCTTTCGGGGAACTTTGTGGGCCTGGGGTTTAGTCTGGGGCTGCAAAACCGCAACTTTGCCCGGGCCGCCAACCTGATGAGCACCAATGTGAATTACCTGGTGGAGCTCGGGCAATTAACGGCAGGTGATATTATACAAACACAGCAGTTCAGTGCTACCAATACCATCTCCTATCCCCGTTTTATTTTCCCGGGGATGATGGGATTTAAGAAAAATTTTCGGGGCAATTTCCGTTCGCTGTTTACCCTGAGTGCTGCCAGTACGGAGCGGCGTTATCTGTTTAATCTTACCTCCTTCAGCAGCGCCTGGGGATATGAATTTGGCTGGCGGGGCCGTGATTACAGCAGTAATAACCGAACTTTTAACCTTTCGGTGAAGATTCCGAACATCGAATACTCTTACCTGATCCGGCGTGACAGCCTGGACAGGATGATTGCTAAGAATCCCTCAATTAAGAATTTATTTTCTGATGGACTCGTTACTTCCTCCATCGTAAAATTTATCATGCCCTGGGGTAGTATCAACGGACATAATACGAATGTAATCCGCGCCAATTTTGAAGAGTCGGGACTGTTAACCGGGATGATCCGGAACGCTCTTTTTGACAAACACCTCTACCGTTTTGTAAAGCTGGATGTGGAATATGCAAAACTGTATAAATGGACCAAGACATCATTGGTATTACGCGGTTTTGCAGGCGCCGGATATGAACTGGAGTCTACGGCAAATCCCGATAAACGGGCTCAGATGCCCTTCTTTAAACAGTATTATAGCGGAGGACCAAACAGCATGCGGGCCTGGCAGCTCAGACGGCTGGGGCCCGGCTCCACCATTAAGAGCTTTGAAGGGGATTACAGCTTTCCCGATCGCTTTGGAGATATGCAGTTGGAGGCCAACATCGAGTACCGGATACCCCTGTTTAAAATGGGTGGAATTCCCATAAACGGAGCAGTATTTACAGATGTTGGTAATGTGTGGCTATTAAAAAAAGAAGCAGGTCTGCCGGATGAGATTTTTAAACTGGGCCGTTTGGGCACCGATCTGGCCGTTGGTTCAGGAGCCGGTGTACGCGTAGATCTTGGCTTTTTTGTGATCCGGCTGGACTATGCATATAAGGTGAAGGATCCCAGCCCTTCCCCCGACCATCTGTCCTATCGAAATAAATTTTTTGCATATCCCTTCATAAAAGGAAGCCAGCTGCAAATCGGTATCGGGTATCCGTTTATTTTTTAG
- the truB gene encoding tRNA pseudouridine(55) synthase TruB, with protein MKKEDLKHIDFAEGAVLLIDKPLDWTSFDAVRKVRNLVRIKKVGHAGTLDPLASGLLIICTGKFTKQINAYMAKEKEYTGTFTIGAVTPTYDLESEPTDFKAYDQLTIFDMEAATHQFIGDILQVPPAHSAIKKDGKRVYELARKGIDVKLDPRPVTISRFEIDATHLPEIAFKVVCSTGTYIRSLAHDFGQALGCGAYLSSLRRTRIGDFLVENALTIEAFTEGMREK; from the coding sequence ATGAAAAAAGAAGATTTAAAGCACATTGACTTTGCGGAAGGAGCCGTACTGCTCATCGACAAACCACTGGACTGGACCTCCTTTGATGCTGTACGAAAAGTGCGCAACCTGGTCCGGATCAAAAAAGTGGGACATGCCGGCACACTGGATCCGCTGGCCAGCGGCCTGCTCATTATCTGTACCGGGAAATTTACCAAACAGATCAATGCCTATATGGCCAAAGAAAAGGAATATACCGGCACCTTCACCATCGGAGCGGTAACACCTACCTATGACCTGGAAAGCGAGCCAACGGATTTCAAGGCCTATGATCAGCTTACCATTTTTGATATGGAAGCTGCCACCCATCAGTTTATCGGCGATATTTTACAGGTTCCCCCGGCCCATTCTGCTATTAAAAAAGATGGAAAACGGGTTTATGAACTGGCAAGAAAGGGTATCGATGTAAAGCTGGATCCCCGGCCCGTAACCATTTCCCGCTTTGAAATTGATGCAACCCATTTGCCCGAGATCGCCTTTAAAGTCGTTTGCTCTACCGGCACCTATATCCGGAGCCTGGCGCACGATTTTGGACAGGCATTGGGCTGCGGAGCTTATCTCAGCAGTTTACGCCGTACCCGCATCGGTGATTTCTTGGTGGAAAACGCGCTTACGATCGAAGCATTTACCGAAGGAATGAGAGAAAAATAG
- a CDS encoding NIPSNAP family protein codes for MKPAFAFLILPLLLLVAGRPVAPAAKSPKEYFRLQVFYYTSAQQEQQLDTYLQQALLPALHRQQLQRIGVFKVLGNDTATEKKIYVLVSFNNLQQWTQLDERLQTDRDYQRAATDYNNSANKAGIYNRIETIFLKSFSMAPVLQAPRLPGPKEQWVYELRSYESSSEKRFRSKVKMFNEGGEIGIFRRLGFNAVFYGEVLAGKRMPNLMYMTTHANMEARNQNWKNFGKDTAWRQLNTQEEYKENVSHIDVTFLKATAYSDL; via the coding sequence ATGAAACCTGCATTTGCCTTTTTGATACTTCCCCTGCTCCTGTTAGTCGCCGGCCGGCCGGTAGCACCGGCCGCTAAATCGCCAAAAGAATATTTCCGGTTACAGGTATTTTATTATACCAGTGCCCAACAGGAACAGCAACTGGACACCTATTTGCAGCAGGCCCTTTTGCCGGCACTCCACCGGCAGCAACTGCAGCGGATCGGGGTGTTTAAGGTACTTGGGAATGACACTGCTACAGAAAAAAAGATCTATGTGCTGGTTTCCTTTAACAACCTGCAGCAATGGACGCAGCTGGATGAACGTTTACAAACAGACCGGGACTATCAACGGGCTGCAACCGATTATAATAACAGTGCCAATAAAGCAGGGATCTATAACCGCATTGAAACCATCTTTTTAAAATCCTTTTCCATGGCACCGGTATTGCAGGCACCCCGGTTGCCAGGTCCAAAAGAACAATGGGTGTATGAACTACGCAGCTACGAAAGCAGCTCCGAAAAAAGGTTCCGCAGCAAGGTAAAAATGTTCAATGAGGGCGGCGAAATCGGCATCTTCAGACGACTGGGCTTTAACGCTGTTTTTTACGGTGAAGTACTGGCAGGGAAGCGTATGCCCAACCTTATGTATATGACCACCCATGCAAATATGGAGGCCCGCAATCAAAACTGGAAGAACTTTGGAAAGGATACCGCGTGGAGACAGCTGAATACACAGGAAGAATATAAAGAAAACGTTTCTCATATTGATGTTACGTTCCTGAAAGCGACCGCTTATTCTGATCTATAA